The Gadus macrocephalus chromosome 9, ASM3116895v1 genomic interval CGTCGTCTTCCACCAGCTCACCAAGACCTGGCTGCTGGGGGAGCTGTCCTGCAAGCTGGTCCCCTACCTGGAGGTAGATCCCTGTCTCCTACTGTCCTCTactgcagtggttctcaaactttttctcAAAGTAGCACCATGAcagatataaaatataacaacataCAGTAGCGTAGGCATGCGGCCCTATTCAGTTACGCACATCTCATGCAGGAGGCACatttattcttaaaaataatattatttattgttaacTGTTGTCTGCTTTACAAAGTGGTAGCACTAGAACAGAGACACGGAAACACATAAGTGAGAACATGatcacattttaaatgtatttccattcgtACTAGTATTTTGATAGTAGCCTACTGTTTTTAATctaatgtttgttttgttttttcctttgCGTACCACTTGATAGCGCATcgcgtaccaccagtggtacgcgTATAGTTTGAGAACCGTCTCGACCTGTCctctagaggaggagaggaggtggagggatggggaggagacagagggggtggggttgggtggaaagaggtggaggagagaggagggagtggaggtggagagagaggaggtggagagagaggaggtggtggagagagaggaggtggtggaggagagaggaggtggaggagagaggaggtggaggagagaggaggtgttcgagagaggaggtggaggagagaggagggagtggaggtggagagagaggaggtggagagagaggaggtggagagagaggaggtggtggagagagaggaggtggtggtggaggagagaggaggtggtggaggagagaggaggtggaggagagaggaggtgttcgagagaggaggtggaggagagaggaggtggaggacagatATCAGACACACTGCCGTCTGATCTTAACAAACCTCTTCAGATGTACTATGTACTATGTAACTATTCAGGTAGGACCAGCAAATACTGGAcatgtttcctcctcctctcctcccctctcctctcctctcctcctttcctcctctctcctctgtcctctcctcttctctgctctgctctcctcttcttTACAGAGACCTCTGCTCTGTTTCAGCTAAATGACATGtttagatagagagagggggagagagagagaggagggggggggggagaggggtttgAGTTATCATCTGTATTCCTAtagctctgtgattggctgcttggTTTGTACATGTGTTGATGTGTCTGGCATCAAGACTCAAATGGCACCAGGGTCGTGGGTTCAAATCCTTTGTAGCTCAGTATGTAGAGTAGGACACAAACACTTGTTAGGTTCAACATTATAGAAATATGGGTATGCATCTGCATGTATATATAATGTCTATATAGATAaccttatatatatatgagaatATAGAAGggtatgtttatttatatacataaatatatatatttatcacaCAGCTAGCCTACAACTAGACAGGCAAGCCAACATACACTTACTGTCTAGAACATGgagccttaggcccaatcccatttctatcccttctcccttccccctacccctcccccttgttttgaaggggtaaggggaagggttaaggggaaggggtaaggggtagaaatgggattgggccttagtttATGGAAACATCCCCTTAGGTTATGTTAACATCACCTTAGGTTATGTTAACATTCCCTTAGGTTATGGAAACATCCCCTTAGATTATGTTAACATCCCCTAAGGTCATGTAAACATTCCCTAAGGTCATGTCAACCCCCTTAAGGTCATGTAAACATCCCCTAAGGTTGTGTAAACACCCCTAAACTCATGTAAACATCCCCTTAGATTATGTTAACATCCCCTAAAGTCCTGTTAACATCCCTAATGAAATGTAAACACCCCTAAAGTCATGTAAACATCCCCTAAAGTCACGTAAACATTCCCTTAGATTATGTTAACATCCCCTAAGGACCTGTAAACATCCCTTGAGTCATATAAACATCCCCTGAATTCATGTAAACATCCCTGAGGTCAATCTCAACATCCCTACGGTCATGTGCCCACGGTCTCCTTGTAGGTGGCGTCGCTAGGGGTCACGACCTTCACGCTGTGCGCCCTGTGCATCGACCGGCTGCGCAGCGCGGCCAGCGTGCAGACATCCTACCAGCCCGTGGAGAACgccgcctccaccgccgccaAGCTGGCCGTCATCTGGGTGGGGGCGCTGCTGCTGGCGCTGCCCGAGCTGCTGCTCCGCCAGCTGCTgacggaggagggggcggggctggggccgGGGGCGGAGCGCTGCGTGGTGCGCGTCTCCACCCGGCTCCCCGACACGCTGTACGTCCTGGGCCTGACCTACGACGGTGCGCGGCTCTGGTGGTGCTTCGGCTGCTACTTCTGCCTGCCCACGCTGTTCACCATCGGCTGCTCGCTGGCCTCTGCCCGCCGCATCCGCCGCGCCCAGGCCGCCGTCGCCCGTGGCAACCACCCCAACCACCGTAACAAGCAGCAGCTGCGGGCGGAGAGCCAGATGAACTGCGCGGTGGTGGCGCTCGCCATCCTGTACGGCTTCTGCTCCGTGCCCGAGAACATCTGCAACGTGCTGAGCGTGTACCTGGCGCCGGGCGTGCCCCCGTCCGCCATGGACGCGTTGCACCTGGTCAGCCAGCTGCTGCTGTTCCTCAAGTCGGCCGCCACCCCCGTGCTGGTGTTCTCGCTGTGCCGGCCGTTCCGCCGGGCGTTCggcgactgctgctgctgctgctgggaccaGTGCTCCGACGCCGGCtccgaccccgccccccccggcgacgaccccgcccccggccccgcccccggcgatGACCACGCCCGCCACCGCGTCGACGCCCCCGCCACTCAGCTGGAGCTCCTGCcgctgcgcccccccccccaccgccagcCCGCAACCGCCAAGCGCTACACGGCCGCGGACATGCACTGCTGAGGTCaccgggtcagaggtcaaaggtcagacttAGGGTCGTGGGGCGGTGCGGGGAGATGATGCCGCATTGTCAGGAGGCTGAGACCGCCGCCCCGGGCCTGAGGGCGCGGGCCCCTTGGGGGTCCTGATGCCCAGCCCCCCCTGAGCACGCGTCCGTACGTCCTGCGTCCGTTCGGCCGTACATACGAGCGTCCCGTTCAGTCGTACGTTAGTTGGTGTTGGTTTGTACCTTCGTTCTTCGCTCTTAGATGAACAAACACTTGATAGCATAGATTCCACTTACGATCCCAGAGTTTATCAGTAATGTGGTATTCACTCACCAGTGTTAAGACTCAGAATTTGCACATTTATTTTGGTACGATTTTATTTCAGATGATGTTTCTATTGAACTTGTTAATGTCTGCACATGTGTGATTGATGATGTagcgtgtgtctctctgtgagtCTGTTGATGTGATATTTAAAGAGAGATACGAGAAGTTATTTTAGTGAGTTACTGTcactttaataaataaaaaaattgatgAGTTTCCAGTGTACGTTAAAGATTTTGATCAAAGGTTAAAGGTCACGTGATGAGCGGTCACTGGCTCATAGGGGGTTCAGGACGAGTGACCAGGGGCACTTAGTTTTGTGTATATCATATAAAGTATTATAATATGTATTACATTAAATATTGTATCTTTCTATTACATTGTTATGTTTATTACATGTTGcatgttttatgttattatatgcATTATATGTGCATTATATTATCTATTCTAtttatgatattatatataatgaAAGGTGAAAAAAAAATTCCGCCACTTTTGGATTCCGTTTGTTTTAGATCGTCAAACGAAGCTGTTATCTGATAGGATAAACTACACTGTGATACGATTGGAAGTCGTTCATGAGGTTCGTTCGAGGTGGAGAAAGGTTTGTCCCAATGTTGGGACAAACCCTGGTTTGGTCAGCGGTGGTTTGGTTTGGTCAACAATGTTGGGACAAACCAGGGTTTGGTCAACGGCAGGTTGGGCTCAGCGGCGTCTCTCTCACAGGGTTGTGTTCTGTGGCCTGATTGGTCGATGAGTATTTGGAATTAACTTCTCCCAACTAAATATAGTGACGACTACACGCtgtcacacacatccacccaacAACACACCGTCTGTTTTTATGTAATTATTCAGGAGTCCAGAATGGAGTGGTAGTTCTTTGTTCTACCCGCTCATTAATTCATAACTGTTGACCATAGCACCTCATGAATATCCATATCTCATTATCATAATCTCTCCAGATGTCTTCAACAGAACTATCTCTGTTTTAGCAGATCAACATCGGTCtgtttccccccctcctccccactctcaATCTATGGCTGTGCCAACCTTTTCCAGTTAGCAATCCTGCTATCCAGTGAGGGGCTAACCAGTTAGCCTGATAT includes:
- the gpr37a gene encoding prosaposin receptor GPR37, which gives rise to MLLLAVSLLCLLAVGPVQNADAQENPLVRPVRHRAPHEERSGGSRGWRGPHAGLGEGPAAMVTIGEERRGGVKPSGTVVKLLDDTPYTDRHDLIDQILELPTCSDTSAARCRVRRQRVKRDAQSGNSASGSDEIPARRKPPLPQPMGQVQTPATEAGDYEEFTPPDFGDLTPLVPGGRRPKWKPVRNPFYPLSAEACGAYAVMLAAGVIFSTGILCNVALMCIVCHNYHMRSISNALLANLAFWDFLVLFFCLPLVVFHQLTKTWLLGELSCKLVPYLEVASLGVTTFTLCALCIDRLRSAASVQTSYQPVENAASTAAKLAVIWVGALLLALPELLLRQLLTEEGAGLGPGAERCVVRVSTRLPDTLYVLGLTYDGARLWWCFGCYFCLPTLFTIGCSLASARRIRRAQAAVARGNHPNHRNKQQLRAESQMNCAVVALAILYGFCSVPENICNVLSVYLAPGVPPSAMDALHLVSQLLLFLKSAATPVLVFSLCRPFRRAFGDCCCCCWDQCSDAGSDPAPPGDDPAPGPAPGDDHARHRVDAPATQLELLPLRPPPHRQPATAKRYTAADMHC